The following proteins are co-located in the Citrobacter freundii ATCC 8090 = MTCC 1658 = NBRC 12681 genome:
- a CDS encoding non-oxidative hydroxyarylic acid decarboxylases subunit B, whose amino-acid sequence MRLIVGMTGATGAPLGVSLLLALREIPGVETHLVLSKWAKTTIELETPYSVRDVSALADYCHNPADQSATISSGSFRTDGMIIIPCSMKTLAGIRAGYAEGLVGRAADVVLKEGRKLVLVPREMPLSTIHLENMLALSRMGVAMVPPMPAFYNHPQTVDDITQHIVARVLDQFGLEHPNARRWQGLRQAQNFSQENE is encoded by the coding sequence ATGAGACTGATTGTAGGAATGACCGGGGCGACCGGCGCACCGCTTGGTGTGTCGCTATTGTTGGCACTGCGGGAAATACCGGGGGTAGAAACCCATCTGGTGCTGTCAAAGTGGGCCAAAACCACCATTGAACTGGAAACACCATACAGCGTCCGTGATGTGTCGGCGTTGGCCGATTATTGCCACAACCCGGCGGACCAGTCGGCGACCATATCCTCAGGATCGTTTCGTACTGACGGCATGATCATTATCCCCTGCAGTATGAAAACGCTGGCCGGTATTCGAGCAGGCTACGCGGAAGGACTGGTGGGGCGCGCTGCTGATGTGGTGCTGAAAGAAGGGCGCAAGCTGGTTCTGGTTCCGCGTGAAATGCCGCTCAGCACTATTCATCTGGAAAACATGCTCGCACTTTCCCGCATGGGCGTGGCGATGGTCCCGCCGATGCCCGCGTTTTACAACCACCCGCAAACGGTCGATGACATCACTCAGCATATCGTTGCGCGTGTGCTCGATCAGTTTGGTCTGGAGCATCCAAACGCCCGTCGCTGGCAGGGTTTACGGCAGGCGCAGAATTTTTCACAGGAGAATGAATAA
- a CDS encoding MarR family winged helix-turn-helix transcriptional regulator: MPLRNTAFHLLRQLFQQHTARWQHELPDLTKPQYAVMRAIAEHPGIEQVALTEAAVCTKATLAEMLSRMEKRELVRREHDPADKRRRFVYLTAQGEALLTSATPLGDSVDDEFLGRLSDEEREQFTRLVRKMMN, from the coding sequence ATGCCGTTAAGAAACACAGCCTTTCACCTTTTACGTCAGCTTTTTCAGCAACATACGGCTCGCTGGCAACATGAATTACCGGATCTGACCAAACCGCAGTATGCGGTGATGCGCGCCATTGCCGAGCATCCCGGCATTGAGCAGGTCGCCCTGACCGAAGCCGCAGTCTGTACCAAGGCAACGCTTGCGGAAATGCTGAGCCGGATGGAAAAACGGGAGTTGGTCAGACGTGAACACGACCCGGCGGATAAGCGTCGGCGATTTGTTTATTTGACCGCGCAAGGAGAAGCATTACTGACCAGCGCAACCCCGTTAGGCGATAGCGTGGATGATGAGTTTCTGGGGCGATTATCTGATGAAGAACGTGAGCAGTTCACACGTCTGGTGCGTAAGATGATGAACTAA
- the rpoS gene encoding RNA polymerase sigma factor RpoS yields the protein MSQNTLKVHDLNEDAEFDENGVEAFDEKALSEEEPSDNDLAEEELLSQGATQRVLDATQLYLGEIGYSPLLTAEEEVYFARRALRGDVASRRRMIESNLRLVVKIARRYGNRGLALLDLIEEGNLGLIRAVEKFDPERGFRFSTYATWWIRQTIERAIMNQTRTIRLPIHIVKELNVYLRTARELSHKLDHEPSAEEIAEQLDKPVDDVSRMLRLNERITSVDTPLGGDSEKALLDILADEKENGPEDTTQDDDMKQSIVKWLFELNAKQREVLARRFGLLGYEAATLEDVGREIGLTRERVRQIQVEGLRRLREILQTQGLNIEALFRE from the coding sequence ATGAGTCAGAATACGCTGAAAGTTCATGATTTAAATGAAGATGCGGAATTTGATGAGAACGGAGTAGAGGCTTTTGATGAAAAAGCCTTGAGTGAAGAGGAACCCAGTGATAACGACCTGGCTGAAGAAGAGCTGTTATCGCAGGGGGCCACACAGCGTGTGTTGGACGCGACTCAGCTTTACCTTGGTGAGATTGGTTATTCACCACTGTTAACAGCCGAAGAAGAAGTTTATTTTGCGCGTCGCGCACTGCGTGGGGATGTCGCATCCCGCCGTCGCATGATTGAAAGTAACCTGCGTCTGGTGGTGAAAATTGCTCGTCGTTATGGCAATCGTGGTCTGGCATTGCTGGACCTGATTGAAGAGGGCAATCTGGGACTGATCCGTGCAGTCGAGAAGTTTGACCCGGAACGCGGGTTCCGCTTCTCAACATACGCAACCTGGTGGATCCGCCAGACGATCGAACGGGCGATAATGAACCAAACCCGTACGATCCGACTGCCAATTCACATTGTAAAAGAGCTGAACGTCTATCTGCGTACCGCGCGTGAGTTGTCGCATAAACTGGACCACGAACCGAGCGCAGAAGAGATTGCTGAACAACTGGACAAACCGGTTGATGACGTCAGCCGTATGCTCCGACTCAACGAGCGTATTACCTCGGTAGACACCCCGCTGGGTGGCGATTCCGAAAAAGCGTTGCTGGATATTCTGGCCGATGAAAAGGAAAACGGCCCGGAAGACACCACGCAAGACGATGATATGAAACAGAGCATCGTCAAATGGCTGTTCGAACTGAACGCCAAACAGCGTGAGGTACTGGCACGTCGCTTTGGTCTGCTGGGGTATGAAGCTGCGACACTGGAAGATGTGGGCCGCGAAATTGGCCTCACCCGTGAACGTGTTCGCCAGATTCAGGTTGAAGGTCTGCGTCGTCTGCGTGAAATCCTGCAGACTCAGGGACTGAATATCGAAGCGCTGTTCCGCGAGTAA
- the nlpD gene encoding murein hydrolase activator NlpD gives MSLVSLWLAGCSNTSNPPAPVSSVDGGASTNTNSGMLITPPPKMGSTSTVQQTPQIQPVQRPTTQSTQIQPVAEQPVQMENGRIVYNRKYGNIPKGSYTGGSTYTVKKGDTLFYIAWITGNDFRDLAQRNNVPAPYGLNVGQTLQVGNASGAPITGGNAITQADAAQQGVVTNPAQNSTVAVASKPTITYSEDSGEQSANKMLPNNKPAGTVVTAPVTAPAVSATESTASSTSTSSPISTWRWPTDGKVIENFAATEGGNKGIDIAGSKGQAIVATADGRVVYAGNALRGYGNLIIIKHNDDYLSAYAHNDTMLVREQQEIKAGQKIATMGSTGTSSTRLHFEIRYKGKSVNPLRYLPQR, from the coding sequence TTGTCACTGGTTTCATTATGGCTGGCAGGTTGTTCAAATACCTCGAATCCACCTGCACCGGTCAGTTCGGTTGATGGCGGTGCATCAACGAACACCAATTCCGGTATGCTGATTACGCCTCCACCAAAAATGGGCTCGACGTCGACAGTACAGCAAACGCCGCAGATCCAGCCGGTGCAGCGTCCGACCACACAGTCAACACAGATCCAGCCTGTTGCGGAACAACCTGTGCAGATGGAAAACGGTCGTATTGTGTACAACCGTAAGTATGGGAACATTCCGAAAGGTAGCTATACGGGCGGCAGTACCTATACTGTTAAGAAAGGCGATACCCTTTTCTATATTGCCTGGATTACCGGGAACGATTTCCGTGATCTCGCACAACGCAATAACGTTCCGGCCCCGTATGGCCTGAATGTCGGTCAAACTCTGCAAGTGGGCAATGCGTCTGGCGCACCGATTACCGGTGGAAATGCCATCACCCAGGCGGATGCAGCACAGCAAGGAGTTGTGACCAACCCTGCACAAAATTCCACCGTTGCTGTTGCTTCGAAACCAACAATTACGTATTCTGAGGATTCAGGTGAACAAAGTGCTAATAAAATGTTGCCGAACAACAAGCCTGCTGGGACTGTGGTCACAGCGCCTGTAACGGCTCCGGCAGTTAGCGCAACCGAATCAACTGCAAGCTCAACGTCAACCAGCTCGCCAATCTCTACCTGGCGCTGGCCGACCGACGGCAAAGTGATCGAAAACTTTGCGGCTACCGAAGGTGGCAATAAAGGGATCGACATTGCAGGCAGCAAGGGACAGGCTATTGTCGCGACCGCAGATGGACGCGTCGTCTATGCCGGTAACGCGCTGCGTGGTTACGGTAATCTTATTATCATCAAACATAACGATGATTACCTGAGTGCCTACGCCCATAACGATACAATGCTGGTCCGGGAACAACAAGAAATCAAGGCGGGGCAGAAAATAGCTACCATGGGTAGTACCGGAACCAGTTCAACACGCTTGCATTTTGAAATTCGTTACAAGGGGAAATCCGTAAACCCGCTGCGTTATTTACCGCAGCGATAA
- a CDS encoding protein-L-isoaspartate(D-aspartate) O-methyltransferase: MVSRRVHTLLEQLRAQGIRDELVLDALAAVPREKFIDEAFEHKAWDNIALPIGQGQTISQPYMVARMTELLELTPQSRVLEIGTGSGYQTAILAHLVHHVCSVERIKGLQWQARRRLKQLDLHNVSTRHGDGWQGWQARAPFDAIIVTAAPPEIPTALMMQLDEGGILVLPVGDEHQFLKRVRRRGGEFIIDTVEAVRFVPLVKGELA, translated from the coding sequence ATGGTAAGCAGACGCGTACACACTCTTCTTGAACAATTACGTGCGCAGGGCATCAGAGATGAGCTTGTTCTCGATGCACTTGCCGCCGTGCCGCGTGAAAAATTCATTGATGAGGCGTTTGAACATAAGGCCTGGGACAATATTGCCCTGCCGATTGGTCAGGGGCAGACGATTTCGCAGCCCTATATGGTTGCGCGGATGACCGAGCTGCTGGAGTTAACGCCACAGTCCCGGGTGCTGGAAATTGGTACTGGCTCTGGCTACCAAACGGCGATTCTGGCGCACCTGGTGCACCATGTGTGCTCTGTTGAGCGCATTAAAGGTTTGCAGTGGCAGGCGCGTCGTCGACTTAAACAGCTTGATTTACATAATGTTTCTACCCGTCATGGTGATGGATGGCAAGGCTGGCAAGCGCGAGCCCCGTTTGACGCTATCATTGTTACGGCAGCGCCGCCTGAGATCCCAACCGCATTGATGATGCAGTTGGATGAAGGCGGCATTCTCGTCTTACCCGTGGGTGACGAGCACCAGTTTCTGAAACGGGTGCGTCGTCGGGGAGGCGAATTTATTATCGATACCGTGGAGGCCGTACGCTTCGTTCCCTTAGTAAAAGGGGAGCTTGCGTAG
- the surE gene encoding 5'/3'-nucleotidase SurE, which translates to MRILLSNDDGVHAPGIQTLAKALREFADVQVVAPDRNRSGASNSLTLESSLRTFTYDNGDIAVQMGTPTDCVYLGVNALMRPRPDIVVSGINAGPNLGDDVIYSGTVAAAMEGRHLGFPALAVSLDGHKHYDTAAAVTCRILRALSREPLRTGRILNINVPDLPLDQIKGIRVTRCGSRHPADQVIPQQDPRGNTLYWIGPPGEKCDAGPDTDFAAVDEGYVSITPLHVDLTAYGAHEVVSDWLDSVGADTQW; encoded by the coding sequence ATGCGTATATTGCTGAGTAACGATGATGGGGTTCACGCACCCGGTATACAAACGCTGGCGAAAGCGCTGCGTGAGTTTGCTGACGTACAGGTGGTTGCCCCGGATCGTAACCGCAGTGGCGCGTCCAACTCGCTGACGCTGGAATCCTCACTTCGCACGTTCACCTATGATAACGGTGATATCGCCGTACAAATGGGTACACCTACCGATTGCGTCTATCTGGGCGTTAACGCATTAATGCGTCCGCGTCCGGACATTGTTGTGTCTGGTATTAACGCAGGTCCTAATCTCGGCGATGATGTTATCTATTCCGGTACCGTTGCGGCGGCGATGGAAGGTCGTCACCTGGGCTTCCCTGCGCTGGCTGTCTCACTTGATGGGCATAAACACTACGATACTGCTGCCGCAGTAACCTGCCGTATCTTACGGGCGCTGAGTCGTGAACCGCTGCGCACCGGGCGCATTTTGAATATCAACGTGCCGGATTTACCGCTGGATCAGATTAAAGGTATCCGCGTTACCCGCTGCGGTAGTCGCCATCCTGCAGATCAGGTGATACCACAGCAGGACCCGCGCGGTAATACGCTGTACTGGATCGGGCCACCGGGCGAAAAGTGCGACGCCGGACCGGATACTGATTTTGCCGCCGTCGATGAAGGCTATGTTTCCATCACGCCGCTGCATGTCGATTTAACCGCATACGGCGCGCATGAAGTTGTTTCTGACTGGTTAGACAGCGTGGGAGCCGACACGCAATGGTAA
- the truD gene encoding tRNA pseudouridine(13) synthase TruD, with translation MTAFEDLTYLHGKPQGHGVLKANPEDFVVVEDLGFEPDGEGEHILVRILKNGCNTRFVADALAKFLKIHAREVSFAGQKDKHAVTEQWLCARVPGNAMPDLSKFELEGCKVLEYARHKRKLRLGALKGNEFTLVLREVSERNDVEARLQAINERGVPNYFGAQRFGIGGSNLQGALRWAQSDAPVRDRNKRSFWLSAARSALFNQIVSERLKKTDFNQVVDGDALQLSGRGSWFVATQEEQTELQRRVDEKELMITAALPGSGEWGTQRDALAFEEAAVADETALQSLLLREKVDASRRAMLLYPQQLSWNWWDDVTVELRFWLPAGSFATSVVRELINTMGDYAYIAE, from the coding sequence ATGACTGCGTTTGAAGATCTGACGTATCTCCATGGCAAACCACAAGGCCATGGCGTTCTGAAAGCGAATCCGGAAGACTTTGTCGTCGTCGAAGATTTAGGCTTCGAACCCGATGGCGAAGGCGAGCACATTTTGGTGCGTATCCTGAAAAACGGTTGTAACACCCGTTTTGTGGCTGACGCACTGGCGAAATTCCTGAAAATTCATGCCCGCGAAGTGAGCTTTGCTGGCCAGAAAGACAAGCATGCGGTCACGGAACAGTGGCTGTGTGCGCGTGTGCCGGGCAATGCGATGCCTGATTTAAGCAAATTTGAGCTTGAAGGCTGTAAAGTGCTGGAGTACGCGCGCCACAAGCGTAAGCTGCGTTTAGGGGCGCTGAAAGGCAACGAATTTACGCTGGTGTTGCGTGAAGTGAGCGAGCGAAATGATGTTGAAGCGCGTTTGCAGGCAATTAACGAGCGCGGCGTACCGAACTATTTTGGCGCTCAGCGTTTTGGTATCGGCGGCAGCAACCTGCAAGGGGCGCTGCGCTGGGCGCAAAGCGATGCGCCGGTGCGCGATCGCAATAAACGCAGTTTTTGGTTGTCGGCGGCCCGTAGCGCGTTGTTTAATCAGATAGTCAGTGAACGCCTGAAAAAAACAGACTTTAATCAAGTTGTTGACGGCGATGCGCTACAATTATCGGGGCGCGGAAGCTGGTTTGTCGCTACACAGGAAGAACAAACTGAATTACAGCGTCGCGTCGATGAGAAAGAATTGATGATTACAGCGGCATTGCCGGGCAGCGGTGAGTGGGGAACTCAACGCGACGCGCTGGCGTTTGAAGAAGCCGCTGTTGCTGATGAAACCGCGCTGCAGTCTCTGTTATTGCGCGAGAAAGTCGACGCGTCGCGTCGCGCTATGTTGCTGTATCCACAACAATTAAGCTGGAACTGGTGGGATGACGTAACCGTTGAGTTACGTTTCTGGCTACCGGCAGGTAGCTTCGCCACCAGTGTTGTAAGGGAACTTATTAACACAATGGGTGATTATGCGTATATTGCTGAGTAA
- the ispF gene encoding 2-C-methyl-D-erythritol 2,4-cyclodiphosphate synthase translates to MRIGHGFDVHAFGGVGPIIIGGVRIPYEKGLLAHSDGDVALHALTDALLGAAALGDIGKLFPDTDPAFKGADSRELLREAWRRIQAKGYTLGNVDVTIIAQAPKMLPHIPQMRVFIAEDLGCHMDDVNVKATTTEKLGFTGRGEGIACEAVALLIKATK, encoded by the coding sequence ATGCGAATTGGACACGGTTTCGACGTACACGCTTTTGGAGGAGTTGGCCCAATTATCATTGGTGGTGTGCGCATCCCATATGAAAAAGGATTGCTGGCGCATTCTGATGGTGACGTGGCGTTACACGCGTTAACCGATGCTCTGCTGGGCGCGGCTGCGCTGGGGGATATCGGTAAGCTATTCCCGGACACCGACCCGGCCTTTAAAGGTGCAGATAGTCGTGAATTATTGCGTGAAGCCTGGCGGCGTATTCAGGCCAAAGGCTATACGCTTGGTAATGTGGATGTGACAATTATTGCCCAGGCGCCGAAGATGCTGCCGCACATTCCACAAATGCGTGTGTTTATTGCCGAAGACCTCGGCTGCCATATGGATGATGTTAACGTGAAAGCGACCACCACGGAAAAACTCGGTTTTACCGGGCGTGGGGAAGGGATTGCCTGTGAAGCGGTGGCGTTACTCATTAAGGCAACGAAATGA
- the ispD gene encoding 2-C-methyl-D-erythritol 4-phosphate cytidylyltransferase, producing the protein MAATLLDVCAVVPAAGFGRRMQTECPKQYLSIGNKTILEHSVDALLAHPRVTRVVIAISPGDSRFAQLPLAAHPQITVVDGGNERADSVLAGLQAAGEARWVLVHDAARPCLHQDDLARLLAISESSRTGGILAAPVRDTMKRAEPGRTDIAHTVDRTDLWHALTPQFFPRELLHDCLTRALNEGATITDEASALEYCGFHPQLVEGRADNIKVTRPEDLALAEFYLTRTI; encoded by the coding sequence ATGGCAGCCACTTTATTGGACGTTTGCGCCGTGGTGCCGGCTGCCGGGTTTGGCCGCCGAATGCAAACAGAGTGTCCTAAGCAGTACCTCTCTATTGGCAATAAAACCATTCTTGAACACTCGGTTGATGCGCTGCTGGCTCATCCCCGGGTGACGCGAGTCGTCATCGCTATCAGCCCAGGCGACAGTCGCTTTGCCCAACTTCCACTTGCTGCGCACCCGCAAATTACGGTGGTGGATGGCGGCAACGAGCGTGCCGATTCTGTCCTTGCCGGTTTGCAAGCCGCAGGGGAGGCCCGTTGGGTGCTGGTGCATGACGCCGCGCGTCCGTGCCTGCACCAGGATGATTTGGCCCGTTTGCTGGCAATCAGCGAGTCCAGCCGTACCGGCGGGATACTTGCCGCACCGGTACGCGACACAATGAAACGCGCGGAGCCGGGGCGAACAGACATCGCCCATACGGTCGATCGCACCGATTTATGGCATGCGTTGACGCCGCAGTTTTTCCCGCGCGAGTTATTGCACGATTGCCTGACACGTGCACTCAACGAAGGTGCAACTATTACAGACGAAGCTTCGGCGCTGGAATATTGCGGCTTTCATCCGCAGCTGGTCGAAGGACGTGCTGACAACATCAAAGTCACCCGCCCGGAAGATCTGGCGCTGGCGGAATTTTATCTGACCCGAACTATCTAG
- the ftsB gene encoding cell division protein FtsB — protein MGKLTLLLLALLVWLQYSLWFGKNGIHDYSRVNDDVAAQQATNAKLKARNDQLFAEIDDLNGGQEAIEERARNELSMTKPGETFYRLVPDASKRAQTAGQNNR, from the coding sequence ATGGGTAAACTAACGCTGCTGTTGCTGGCTTTATTAGTCTGGCTGCAGTATTCGCTGTGGTTCGGTAAGAACGGCATACATGACTATAGTCGCGTCAACGATGATGTTGCTGCGCAGCAAGCTACAAACGCGAAACTTAAAGCGCGTAACGATCAGCTCTTTGCCGAAATTGACGATCTCAATGGCGGACAAGAGGCTATTGAGGAGCGTGCGCGCAACGAACTCAGTATGACTAAGCCGGGCGAAACCTTTTATCGTCTGGTGCCTGACGCGTCTAAACGCGCTCAGACTGCAGGGCAAAACAATCGATAA
- a CDS encoding DUF3561 family protein, whose product MRNSHNITITESDTFAADDETTWSLPGAVVGFIAWLLALGFPCLMYGPNTLFFFIYTWPFFLALLPVAIVAGIALHSLLKGRLLLSITCTLLVVGAMFGALFLWLLG is encoded by the coding sequence ATGCGTAACAGCCATAACATTACTATTACAGAGTCAGATACCTTCGCCGCCGACGACGAAACCACCTGGTCACTACCGGGGGCCGTGGTCGGTTTTATCGCGTGGTTGTTGGCGCTGGGATTCCCGTGTCTGATGTATGGCCCTAATACACTGTTTTTCTTCATTTATACCTGGCCCTTTTTCCTCGCATTGCTGCCCGTGGCGATTGTCGCGGGTATTGCCTTGCACTCGCTATTGAAGGGGAGGTTGCTGCTGAGCATTACCTGTACCCTGCTGGTGGTTGGGGCGATGTTTGGCGCACTATTTTTATGGTTATTGGGTTAG
- the cysC gene encoding adenylyl-sulfate kinase, with protein sequence MALHDENVVWHAHPVTPQQREQRHGHRGVVLWFTGLSGSGKSTVAGALEEALHKLGVSTYLLDGDNVRHGLCSDLGFSDADRKENIRRVGEVANLMVDAGLVVLTAFISPHRAERKMVRERVGEGRFIEVFVDTPLATCEARDPKGLYKKARAGELRNFTGIDSVYEAPESPEIHLDGEQLVTNLVPQLLDLLRQEDIIRS encoded by the coding sequence ATGGCGCTGCATGACGAAAACGTCGTCTGGCATGCCCATCCTGTTACACCGCAACAGCGGGAACAACGCCACGGCCATCGTGGTGTTGTACTGTGGTTTACCGGGTTGTCTGGTTCCGGTAAATCCACGGTAGCAGGGGCGCTTGAAGAAGCGTTGCATAAGCTGGGGGTGAGTACTTATCTCTTGGATGGCGATAACGTGCGTCACGGCTTGTGCAGCGATCTTGGATTTAGTGATGCCGATCGTAAGGAGAATATTCGCCGGGTTGGTGAAGTGGCTAACCTGATGGTGGATGCGGGACTTGTGGTGTTGACCGCCTTTATCTCACCGCATCGCGCTGAGCGCAAAATGGTTCGTGAGCGAGTTGGCGAAGGGCGTTTTATTGAAGTTTTTGTCGATACGCCATTAGCAACGTGTGAAGCACGCGATCCAAAAGGTCTGTATAAAAAAGCGCGGGCGGGTGAGTTACGCAATTTCACCGGAATTGATTCGGTATACGAAGCGCCTGAATCGCCAGAGATTCATCTTGATGGTGAACAATTGGTAACAAATTTGGTACCCCAATTATTAGACCTGCTGAGGCAGGAAGATATTATCAGATCCTGA
- the cysN gene encoding sulfate adenylyltransferase subunit CysN — translation MNTTLAQQIANEGGVEAWMVAQQHKSLLRFLTCGSVDDGKSTLIGRLLHDTRQIYEDQLSSLHNDSKRHGTQGEKLDLALLVDGLQAEREQGITIDVAYRYFSTEKRKFIIADTPGHEQYTRNMATGASTCDLAILLIDARKGVLDQTRRHSFISTLLGIKHLVVAINKMDLVDFSEETFNRIREDYLTFAEQLPGNLDIRFVPLSALEGDNVASQSASMPWYSGPTLLEVLETVEIQRSIDTQPMRFPVQYVNRPNLDFRGYAGTLASGSVKVGQRVKVLPSGVESSVARIVTFDGDLQEAHAGEAITLVLKDEIDISRGDLLLDAGEALPAVQSAAIDVVWMAEQPLSPGQSYDIKVAGKKTRARVDSVQYQVDINNLTQRDVEALPLNGIGLVNLTFDEPLVLDTYQQNPVTGGLIIIDRLTNVTVGAGLVREPLVQEHAAASQFSAFELELNALVRRHFPHWGARDLLGGK, via the coding sequence ATGAATACGACACTTGCACAACAAATTGCTAATGAAGGCGGCGTTGAAGCCTGGATGGTTGCCCAGCAACACAAAAGTCTGCTGCGCTTTTTAACCTGCGGTAGCGTGGATGACGGGAAAAGCACCCTGATTGGTCGCCTGCTGCACGACACGCGTCAGATTTATGAAGACCAGCTTTCATCGCTGCACAATGACAGTAAACGTCACGGCACTCAGGGCGAAAAGCTTGATCTGGCGTTATTGGTTGACGGCTTACAGGCCGAGCGCGAGCAGGGCATCACCATCGACGTGGCTTACCGTTATTTCTCTACCGAGAAGCGCAAATTTATTATTGCGGACACTCCCGGGCATGAACAGTACACCCGTAACATGGCGACCGGTGCGTCGACCTGCGACCTGGCGATCCTATTGATCGATGCGCGTAAAGGTGTGCTGGATCAGACTCGTCGTCACAGCTTTATCTCCACGCTGCTTGGGATCAAACACCTGGTGGTGGCGATCAACAAAATGGATCTGGTGGACTTTAGCGAAGAGACATTTAATCGCATTCGCGAAGACTATCTTACTTTTGCTGAACAACTTCCGGGTAACCTGGATATCCGGTTTGTGCCGCTCTCTGCGCTGGAAGGCGATAACGTGGCTTCGCAAAGCGCCAGTATGCCGTGGTACAGCGGTCCGACGCTGCTGGAAGTGCTGGAAACCGTTGAGATCCAGCGCAGTATTGATACTCAGCCGATGCGCTTCCCGGTGCAGTATGTGAACCGACCGAATCTGGATTTTCGTGGTTATGCCGGAACGCTGGCCTCCGGTAGCGTGAAGGTCGGGCAGCGCGTCAAAGTGCTGCCGTCCGGCGTTGAGTCCAGCGTAGCGCGGATCGTGACCTTTGATGGCGATTTACAGGAAGCGCATGCAGGTGAAGCGATCACCCTGGTGCTGAAAGATGAGATCGATATCAGCCGGGGTGACCTGTTACTTGATGCCGGTGAGGCGTTGCCGGCGGTTCAAAGCGCTGCCATTGATGTGGTTTGGATGGCGGAACAACCGCTGTCGCCTGGACAAAGCTACGACATCAAAGTCGCAGGCAAGAAGACCCGCGCACGCGTTGATAGCGTGCAATATCAGGTCGATATAAACAACCTGACCCAACGTGACGTTGAAGCGCTACCGCTAAACGGCATCGGTCTGGTTAATCTGACCTTTGATGAGCCGCTGGTGCTGGATACCTATCAGCAGAACCCGGTGACGGGCGGGCTGATAATTATTGACCGCCTGACCAACGTTACCGTTGGCGCGGGACTGGTGCGTGAGCCACTTGTTCAGGAGCACGCCGCGGCTTCTCAGTTCAGCGCGTTTGAGCTGGAGCTTAATGCACTGGTGCGTCGCCACTTCCCACACTGGGGTGCGCGCGATCTGCTGGGAGGAAAATAA
- the cysD gene encoding sulfate adenylyltransferase subunit CysD, which produces MDQKRLTHLRQLEAESIHIIREVAAEFSNPVMMYSIGKDSSVMLHLARKAFYPGTLPFPLLHVDTGWKFSEMYAFRDRTAKAYGCELLVHKNPEGMAMGINPFVHGSAKHTDIMKTEGLKQALNKYGFDAAFGGARRDEEKSRAKERIYSFRDRFHRWDPKNQRPELWHNYNGQINKGESIRVFPLSNWTEQDIWQYIWLENIDIVPLYLAAERPVLERDGMLMMIDDDRIDLQPGEVIKKRMVRFRTLGCWPLTGAVESNAQTLPEIIEEMLVSTTSERQGRVIDRDQAGSMELKKRQGYF; this is translated from the coding sequence ATGGATCAAAAACGACTTACCCACCTGCGGCAACTGGAAGCGGAAAGCATCCATATCATTCGTGAGGTGGCCGCCGAGTTTTCTAATCCGGTGATGATGTATTCCATCGGCAAAGATTCCAGCGTAATGCTGCATCTGGCGCGTAAAGCGTTTTATCCAGGCACGCTGCCGTTCCCATTACTGCACGTTGATACCGGCTGGAAATTCAGCGAAATGTACGCGTTTCGTGACCGTACGGCGAAAGCCTACGGCTGCGAACTGCTGGTGCATAAAAACCCGGAAGGGATGGCGATGGGCATCAACCCGTTCGTTCACGGCAGCGCCAAGCATACCGACATTATGAAAACCGAAGGGCTGAAGCAGGCGCTCAATAAATACGGTTTTGATGCCGCGTTTGGCGGTGCTCGTCGTGACGAAGAGAAATCACGTGCCAAAGAGCGTATTTACTCTTTCCGCGATCGTTTTCATCGCTGGGATCCTAAAAATCAGCGCCCGGAGCTGTGGCACAACTACAACGGACAAATTAACAAAGGCGAAAGTATTCGCGTCTTTCCGCTCTCCAACTGGACCGAACAGGATATCTGGCAGTACATCTGGCTGGAAAATATCGACATCGTGCCACTGTATCTGGCGGCGGAGCGTCCGGTGCTTGAACGCGACGGCATGTTGATGATGATTGATGACGACAGAATCGATCTGCAACCCGGGGAAGTGATTAAAAAACGCATGGTACGTTTCCGTACGCTCGGCTGCTGGCCGCTGACGGGCGCGGTGGAATCGAATGCGCAGACGCTGCCGGAAATTATCGAAGAGATGCTGGTCTCAACCACCAGTGAACGTCAGGGCCGCGTGATTGACCGCGACCAGGCGGGCTCCATGGAGCTGAAGAAACGTCAGGGGTATTTCTAA